A single Lactuca sativa cultivar Salinas chromosome 8, Lsat_Salinas_v11, whole genome shotgun sequence DNA region contains:
- the LOC111916947 gene encoding uncharacterized protein LOC111916947 has protein sequence MSSSSSPADDVLDNVVQSVVSIHNMLQQRLNNIGSSNDQRKRRRYIQRQREAAHQRPMQDYFDENALFEGYFSVDGFGCIKICLCHIAPPDALDESFSMSARTARDSLHEFCIDVMSLYGPRYLRRPTTCDIQQLYAHHGNVHGLPRMLGSLDCMNWRWNVCPKAYQGQYTKGNYHYPTVVLEAVASQDLWIWHAFFDSSGLLNDVDILNNSPIFNKVYDGTAPDSSFVLRGTEYKFWYYLVDGIYPDLSIFVKSLSCPDDPQRAKFKRVPKKARKDIEQAFGALKKRWKIVAKPSIFRDISNMT, from the exons ATGTCCTCTTCGTCATCTCCAGCGGACGATGTTCTTGATAATGTAGTGCAGTCGGTCGTTTCCATACATAATATGCTACAACAACGTCTTAATAACATTGGATCAAGCAACGATCAACGTAAACGAAGAAGATATATTCAAAGACAGCGTGAAGCCGCCCACCAACGTCCCATGCAAGATTATTTTGACGAGAATGCCCTCTTTGAAGGATATTTTTCCGTAGACGGTTTCGGATGCATAAAGATTTGTTTATGC CATATCGCACCCCCTGATGCATTAGACGAGAGTTTTAGCATGTCTGCACGTACTGCCCGAGATAGTCTTCATGAATTTTGCATAGATGTCATGTCTTTGTATGGTCCACGATATTTGCGTCGGCCTACTACTTGTGACATACAACAATTGTATGCTCATCATGGAAATGTCCATGGTTTGCCTAGGATGTTAGGAAGTTTAGATTGCATGAACTGGAGATGGAATGTGTGTCCTAAAGCATATCAAGGACAATACACAAAGGGCAATTATCATTATCCCACGGTCGTACTTGAAGCTGTAGCGTCACAAGATTTGTGGATCTGGCATGCCTTTTTCGATAGTTCCGGTTTGCTTAATGACGTTGATATTCTCAATAATTCACCAATATTCAACAAGGTGTATGACGGTACTGCCCCAGATTCGTCATTTGTATTGCGAGGAACAGAATACAAATTTTGGTACTATCTTGTGGATGGGATCTATCCCGACCTTTCTATTTTCGTTAAAAGTTTGTCATGTCCGGATGACCCTCAGAGAGCCAAATTTAAGAGAGTTCCAAAAAAAGCAAGAAAAGATATTGAACAAGCGTTTGGAGCACTTAAAAAGCGTTGGAAGATAGTTGCAAAACCATCCATTTTTCGTGATATTTCTAATATGACATAG